The proteins below come from a single Zea mays cultivar B73 chromosome 8, Zm-B73-REFERENCE-NAM-5.0, whole genome shotgun sequence genomic window:
- the LOC103636588 gene encoding receptor-like serine/threonine-protein kinase SD1-8 precursor, with product MKDATRGTSAVEEALAAHRPRRAMASPLLCVLLYLLRHLTACHAARDIITPDRPLAGNETLVSGGEGNFALGFFTPPGANSTYLGVWYNKVSLRTVVWVANREAPIAGAVGDNPGATLSVSAGGTLAIAAGNRTVVWSVEPASRLASPAAQILDNGNLVLKDGAGGVAWEGFDYPTDTLLPEMKLGIDYVKGKNRTLTSWKSPSDPSPGPVAMVMDTSGDPQVFIWNGGEKVWRSGPWDGVQFTGVPDTATYSGFTFSFVNSAREVTYSFQVHNVSIISHLGVVSTGNYGLLQRSTWVEAARAWNLYWYAPKDQCDAVSPCGPNGVCDTNNMPVCSCLRGFTPRTPAAWALRDGRDGCVRSTPLDCRNGTDGFVTVRHAKVPDTERSAVDWSLTLDQCRQACLRNCSCTAYASANVSGGAGGGRRAGAGSGCVMWTTGLTDLRVYPDFGQDLFVRLAAVDLDVEAKSREARIKIAVGASVSALALLLAVAGLLIWSWRRRLTRTDGSSKWSSSRPTGRRYEGSSHGDDLELPIFDVGTIAAATDGYSIENKLGEGGFGPVYKGKLEDGMEIAVKTLSKTSAQGLDEFKNEVLLIAKLQHRNLVRLLGCSVSGQERMLVYEYMANKSLDYFLFEKDNVVLDWQVRYRIIEGITRGLLYLHQDSRYRIIHRDLKAANVLLDKEMTPKISDFGMARIFGNEETEINTRKVVGTYGYMSPEYAMDGIFSVKSDVFSYGVLLLEIVSGRRNRGVYSYSNNQSLLGHAWSLWNEEKSIELADERMNGSFNSDEVHKCIRVGLLCVQENPDDRPLMSQVLLMLASTDATSLPTPKQPGFAARRVLMETDTSSTKPDCSIFDSATITMLEGR from the exons ATGAAAGACGCCACTCGCGGTACCAGCGCGGTGGAGGAGGCACTGGCGGCCCATCGTCCGCGCCGAGCGATGGCGTCCCCGCTCCTGTGCGTCCTCCTCTACCTACTCCGCCACCTTACGGCCTGCCACGCCGCCAGGGACATCATCACGCCGGACCGCCCGCTGGCGGGCAACGAGACGCTGGTCTCGGGCGGCGAGGGCAACTTCGCGCTCGGCTTCTTCACCCCGCCGGGCGCCAACAGCACCTACCTCGGCGTGTGGTACAACAAGGTCTCCCTCCGCACCGTGGTGTGGGTGGCCAACCGCGAGGCCCCGATCGCGGGCGCCGTCGGGGACAACCCCGGCGCCACGCTCTCCGTCTCCGCCGGCGGCACGCTCGCCATTGCCGCGGGGAACAGGACCGTCGTGTGGTCCGTGGAGCCGGCGTCCAGGCTGGCGAGCCCGGCCGCCCAGATCCTGGACAACGGCAACCTGGTGCTCAAGGACGGTGCCGGCGGCGTGGCGTGGGAGGGGTTCGACTACCCGACGGACACGCTGCTCCCGGAGATGAAGCTGGGGATCGACTACGTGAaagggaagaacaggacgctgacGTCGTGGAAAAGCCCGTCGGACCCCTCCCCGGGCCCCGTGGCCATGGTGATGGACACCAGCGGCGACCCGCAGGTGTTCATCTGGAACGGCGGCGAGAAGGTCTGGCGGTCCGGGCCCTGGGACGGCGTCCAGTTCACCGGCGTGCCGGACACGGCCACCTACTCCGGCTTCACCTTCAGCTTCGTAAACAGCGCGCGGGAGGTGACGTACAGCTTCCAGGTGCACAACGTGTCCATCATCTCGCACCTGGGCGTCGTGAGCACGGGGAACTACGGGCTGCTGCAGCGCTCGACGTGGGTGGAGGCGGCGCGGGCGTGGAACCTGTACTGGTACGCCCCCAAGGACCAGTGCGACGCGGTGTCGCCGTGCGGGCCCAACGGCGTGTGCGACACCAACAACATGCCGGTCTGCTCCTGCCTCCGCGGCTTCACCCCGAGGACCCCCGCCGCGTGGGCGCTGCGGGACGGCCGCGACGGGTGCGTGCGGTCCACGCCGCTGGACTGCCGCAACGGCACCGACGGCTTCGTCACGGTGCGCCACGCCAAGGTGCCCGACACGGAGCGGAGCGCGGTGGACTGGAGCCTGACGCTGGACCAGTGCCGGCAGGCGTGCCTCCGCAACTGCTCCTGCACCGCGTACGCCAGCGCCAACGTCAGCGGCGGCGCCGGCGGTGGGCGCCGCGCCGGCGCCGGCTCGGGCTGCGTCATGTGGACCACGGGGCTCACCGACCTGCGCGTGTACcccgacttcggccaggacctcttCGTCCGCCTCGCCGCCGTGGATCTCG ATGTAGAAGCTAAATCAAGGGAGGCGCGCATCAAAATCGCAGTCGGCGCCAGCGTCTCGGCGCTGGCGCTTCTTCTAGCAGTCGCTGGTCTCCTCATCTGGTCATGGAGGAGAAGGCTAACAAGAACAGACG GATCAAGTAAATGGAGTAGCTCCCGCCCCACCGGCCGCCGGTACGAGGGAAGCAGCCACGGTGACGACCTGGAGCTGCCAATATTTGATGTGGGGACGATTGCAGCTGCCACGGATGGTTACTCGATCGAAAACAAGCTTGGCGAGGGTGGATTTGGACCAGTGTACAAG GGTAAGCTCGAGGACGGAATGGAAATCGCAGTGAAGACACTCTCGAAGACGTCTGCACAAGGGCTTGACGAGTTCAAGAACGAGGTCTTGTTGATAGCCAAGCTCCAGCATCGCAATCTTGTCCGGCTTCTTGGGTGCAGCGTCAGTGGGCAAGAAAGGATGCTTGTTTACGAGTACATGGCAAACAAGAGCCTGGACTATTTCCTGTTTG AGAAGGACAacgttgtgctcgattggcaaGTGCGGTACCGTATAATAGAAGGCATTACTCGAGGTCTACTCTACCTCCACCAGGACTCGAGATACAGGATCATCCACAGAGATCTGAAGGCAGCTAATGTCCTTCTGGACAAGGAGATGACGCCCAAAATCTCAGACTTTGGCATGGCGAGGATATTTGGCAACGAAGAGACAGAAATCAATACCCGAAAAGTGGTCGGCACGTA CGGTTATATGTCTCCGGAGTATGCAATGGATGGGATCTTCTCTGTCAAGTCGGACGTATTCAGCTATGGAGTATTGCTGCTGGAAATCGTCAGCGGTAGGAGGAACAGAGGAGTGTATTCCTATTCAAACAACCAAAGCCTTCTAGGCCAT GCATGGAGCTTGTGGAACGAGGAGAAGAGCATAGAGCTAGCAGACGAAAGAATGAATGGGTCGTTCAACTCGGACGAAGTGCACAAGTGCATCAGAGTTGGGCTCTTGTGCGTGCAGGAGAACCCAGACGACCGTCCGCTGATGTCTCAGGTGCTTCTGATGCTGGCTAGTACCGATGCCACCTCACTGCCAACTCCTAAGCAGCCTGGCTTCGCCGCTAGGAGAGTTCTGATGGAAACAGACACGTCGTCAACCAAGCCAGACTGCAGCATATTTGACAGTGCAACAATTACCATGCTTGAAGGTCGATAG
- the LOC100282815 gene encoding USP family protein, protein MATNPSNGAGADVPAAPAAVRLSVAAQAAAIQPSSPRFFFSSLAGTNPASPHRRIAIAVDLSDESAFAVKWAVQNYLRPGDAVVLLHVRPTSVLYGADWGSIPVSVADEDDAAEDAAAAAEGGPSEEELQKKREEDYDAFTSTKAQDLAQPLVDAQIPFKIHVVKDHDMKERLCLEAERLGLSAMIMGSRGFGASRKGSKGRLGSVSDYCVHHCVCPVVVVRYPDDAADAGGDASGVTDELHTVPEDEPVYHDAPEVQKEN, encoded by the exons ATGGCGACCAACCCCTCCAACGGCGCCGGCGCCGACGTCCCTGCAGCCCCGGCGGCGGTGCGGCTCTCGGTTGCGGCGCAGGCGGCCGCGATCCAGCCCTCTTCCCCGCGCTTCTTCTTCTCCTCGCTTGCCGGGACCAACCCGGCCTCCCCGCACCGTCGCATCGCCATCGCCGTTGATCTCTCCGACGAGTCCGCCTTCGCAGTCAAGTGGGCCGTGCAGAACTACCTCCGCCCCGGGGACGCCGTCGTGCTGCTCCACGTGCGCCCCACTTCCGTCCTCTACGGCGCCGACTGGGGCTCCATCCCGGTCTCCGTCGCTGACGAGGACGACGCTGCCgaggacgccgccgccgccgccgagggcGGTCCCTCGGAGGAGGAGCTGCAGAAGAAACGGGAGGAGGACTACGACGCCTTCACCTCCACCAAGGCGCAGGACCTCGCGCAACCGCTGGTCGACGCCCAGATCCCCTTCAAGATCCACGTCGTCAAGGACCACGACATGAAGGAGCGCCTCTGCCTCGAGGCTGAGCGCCTTGGCCTCTCCGCCATGATCATGGGGAGCCGCGGTTTCGGGGCCTCCCGGAAAGGCAGCAAGGGGCGGCTTGGGAGTGTTAGTGATTACTGCGTACACCACTGTGTATGTCCTGTTGTGGTTGTTCGCTACCCTGATGATGCTGCAGATGCCGGTGGAGATGCATCAGGGGTGACAGATGAGTTGCACACTGTACCAGAGGACGAACCTGTTTATCACGATGCACCTGAGGTGCAGAAAG AAAACTGA
- the LOC100192022 gene encoding uncharacterized protein LOC100192022 isoform 1 (isoform 1 is encoded by transcript variant 1) produces the protein MEEGLVSVDKFSGGSQAYFLTHLHQDHTRGLGAVGGWRHGPLYCSPTTARLLPIRFPGIDASLLRPLAPGASASIYLFSPSSGQSLSLHVTAIPALHCPGSLMYLFRGDLGCMLYTGDFRWELGCDEARRAKQDLLDALDGDTIDVLYLDNTYCHPSLNFPPRPVVAEQVIDIIRSHPDHEVIIGVDTLGKEDLLLHISRALQTKIWVWPQRLQTIHLLGIDENRDIFTTQTSLTRIRAVPRYSVTIDNLEALNTVCPTIGILPSAIPCLWKSSEGKAKSKGRSSVKSIRSSGRGEGLTEMDCNPLSPPKLFDKDSYTLPYSEHACFSELEDFMHTVRPWTVSGIVSSSFCYVNPRHHFRHLCLDNNVNDETDMTPIKNKGRDNDKLTPKRWRNGSVTPKERKVRISSSSLYRSKVTMKRKECCGARINDTEEHIGVT, from the exons ATGGAGGAGGGTCTGGTATCAGTGGACAAGTTCTCCGGTGGCAGCCAGGCGTACTTTCTGACGCACCTCCACCAGGACCACACCCGTGGCCTCGGCGCGGTGGGCGGGTGGCGCCACGGCCCGCTCTACTGCTCTCCGACCACGGCGCGCCTCCTCCCCATCCGCTTCCCGGGAATCGACGCCTCCCTCCTCCGCCCGCTAGCCCCAGGTGCCTCTGCCTCCATCTATCTGTTCTCTCCCTCCTCGGGCCAGTCCCTCTCCCTTCACGTCACTGCCATCCCCGCGCTGCACTGCCCCG GATCGCTCATGTACCTCTTCCGCGGAGACCTCGGGTGCATGCTGTACACGGGGGACTTCCGGTGGGAGCTCGGATGCGATGAAGCGCGGCGAGCGAAGCAGGATTTACTGGACGCGCTTGACGGGGATACCATTGATGTGCTCTATCTGGACAACACCTACTGCCACCCATCGCTCAACTTCCCTCCACGCCCCGTCGTCGCTGAGCAG GTGATTGATATTATTCGGTCACATCCTGATCACGAAGTTATCATTGGTGTTGACACTCTTGGAAAAGAAGACCTCTTGCTTCATATATCTAGAGCACTACAAACGAAG ATCTGGGTTTGGCCCCAGCGCCTACAGACAATACACCTCCTAGGGATTGATGAAAACCGTGATATTTTTACCACACAGACCAGTTTGACTAGGATCCGTGCTGTTCCAAGGTACAGTGTCACCATTGATAATCTTGAAGCTCTAAACACAGTGTGCCCCACTATAGGGATCTTGCCTTCTGCTATTCCTTGTCTTTGGAAGAGCAGTGAAGGAAAGGCCAAATCCAAGGGTAGGTCATCAGTGAAGTCTATCAGGAGCTCAGGGAGAGGTGAAGGCCTAACAGAAATGGATTGCAATCCCTTGTCACCACCAAAGCTGTTTGACAAGGATTCTTATACTTTGCCATATTCTGAGCATGCTTGCTTTTCAGAGCTGGAGGATTTTATGCATACAGTGCGTCCATGGACAGTCAGCGGCATCGTCAGCTCATCGTTCTGCTATGTGAATCCCCGTCACCACTTCAGACATCTTTGTTTAGACAATAATGTTAATGATGAAACTGACATGACGCCCATAAAAAATAAGGGCAGGGATAATGATAAGCTGACACCAAAGAGATGGCGAAATGGTTCTGTGACTCCAAAAGAAAGGAAGGTCAGGATCTCCAGTTCAAGTCTGTATAGAAGCAAAGTTACAATGAAACGGAAGGAGTGCTGCGGTGCAAGGATCAATGACACTGAAGAACACATTGGTGTTACCTGA
- the LOC100192022 gene encoding uncharacterized protein LOC100192022 isoform 2 (isoform 2 is encoded by transcript variant 2) yields the protein MEEGLVSVDKFSGGSQAYFLTHLHQDHTRGLGAVGGWRHGPLYCSPTTARLLPIRFPGIDASLLRPLAPGASASIYLFSPSSGQSLSLHVTAIPALHCPGSLMYLFRGDLGCMLYTGDFRWELGCDEARRAKQDLLDALDGDTIDVLYLDNTYCHPSLNFPPRPVVAEQVIDIIRSHPDHEVIIGVDTLGKEDLLLHISRALQTKSWRILCIQCVHGQSAASSAHRSAM from the exons ATGGAGGAGGGTCTGGTATCAGTGGACAAGTTCTCCGGTGGCAGCCAGGCGTACTTTCTGACGCACCTCCACCAGGACCACACCCGTGGCCTCGGCGCGGTGGGCGGGTGGCGCCACGGCCCGCTCTACTGCTCTCCGACCACGGCGCGCCTCCTCCCCATCCGCTTCCCGGGAATCGACGCCTCCCTCCTCCGCCCGCTAGCCCCAGGTGCCTCTGCCTCCATCTATCTGTTCTCTCCCTCCTCGGGCCAGTCCCTCTCCCTTCACGTCACTGCCATCCCCGCGCTGCACTGCCCCG GATCGCTCATGTACCTCTTCCGCGGAGACCTCGGGTGCATGCTGTACACGGGGGACTTCCGGTGGGAGCTCGGATGCGATGAAGCGCGGCGAGCGAAGCAGGATTTACTGGACGCGCTTGACGGGGATACCATTGATGTGCTCTATCTGGACAACACCTACTGCCACCCATCGCTCAACTTCCCTCCACGCCCCGTCGTCGCTGAGCAG GTGATTGATATTATTCGGTCACATCCTGATCACGAAGTTATCATTGGTGTTGACACTCTTGGAAAAGAAGACCTCTTGCTTCATATATCTAGAGCACTACAAACGAAG AGCTGGAGGATTTTATGCATACAGTGCGTCCATGGACAGTCAGCGGCATCGTCAGCTCATCGTTCTGCTATGTGA
- the LOC103636589 gene encoding pentatricopeptide repeat-containing protein At1g09900 translates to MAALLQSSFLFPHATFPNPKPHHLAAAAATRPESPNVAPNPASARLRRLIAREDLAGAARLVELSASRDGEAPDVYLCTKLIRNLCRRGRTSDAARVLRAAEGSGSPVDVFAYNTLVAGYCRYGHLDAARRLIGSMPVAPDAYTYTPLIRVLCDRGRVADALSLLDDMLRRGCQPNVVTYTVLLEAMCKNSGFEQAMAVLDEMRAKGCTPNIVTYNVIINGMCREGRVDDARDLLNRLFSYGCQPDTVSYTTLLKGLCASKRWDDVEELFAEMMEKNCMPNEVTFDMLIRFFCRGGMVERAIQVLQQMTEHECATNTTLCNIVINSICKQGRVDDAFKFLNNMGSYGCNPDTISYTTVLKGLCRAERWNDAKELLKEMVRNNCPPNEVTFNTFICILCQKGLIEQAIMLIEQMQEHGCTVGVVTYNALVNGFCVQGHIDSALELFRSMPCKPNTITYTTLLTGLCNAERLDAAAELVAEMLHRDCPPNVVTFNVLVNFFCQKGFLDEAIELVEQMMEHGCTPNLITYNTLFDGITKDCSSEDALELLHGLVSKGVSPDVITFSSIIGILSKEDRVEEAIQMFHLAQDIGMRPKALVYNKILLGLCKRHEIDNAIDFLAYMVSNGCMPNESTYIILIEGLAREGLLKEAQDLLSMLCSRGVVSKNLIEE, encoded by the coding sequence ATGGCCGCGCTCCTTCAGTCGTCTTTCCTCTTCCCTCACGCCACCTTCCCCAACCCCAAGCCCCAccacctcgccgccgccgccgccacgagACCCGAGTCACCCAACGTGGCCCCCAATCCCGCCAGCGCCCGCCTCCGCCGCCTCATTGCCCGCGAGGACCTCGCCGGTGCCGCGCGCCTCGTCGAGCTCTCCGCCTCCCGCGACGGGGAGGCCCCCGACGTCTACCTCTGCACCAAGCTCATCCGGAACCTCTGCCGCCGGGGCCGCACCTCCGACGCCGCCCGCGTGCTCCGCGCCGCCGAGGGCTCCGGCTCCCCCGTCGACGTCTTCGCCTACAACACCCTCGTAGCGGGGTACTGCCGCTACGGCCACCTCGACGCCGCGCGCAGGCTCATCGGCTCCATGCCCGTCGCGCCTGACGCCTACACGTACACGCCACTGATCCGCGTGCTCTGCGACCGCGGCAGGGTCGCCGACGCGCTCAGCCTGCTCGACGATATGCTCCGCCGCGGGTGCCAACCAAACGTCGTCACCTACACTGTGCTCCTGGAGGCCATGTGCAAGAACAGTGGGTTCGAGCAGGCCATGGCAGTCCTCGACGAGATGCGCGCCAAGGGATGCACACCCAACATTGTCACGTACAATGTCATCATCAATGGCATGTGCAGGGAAGGCCGTGTTGATGACGCAAGGGATCTCTTGAACAGGTTGTTCTCTTACGGGTGCCAGCCTGACACTGTCAGCTATACCACCCTCCTCAAGGGTTTGTGCGCTTCCAAGCGGTGGGATGACGTTGAGGAACTATTTGCTGAGATGATGGAGAAGAACTGCATGCCAAACGAGGTGACGTTTGACATGCTAATCAGATTCTTTTGCCGAGGAGGTATGGTGGAGCGGGCTATTCAAGTTCTTCAACAAATGACGGAGCATGAGTGCGCCACCAACACCACCTTGTGCAATATTGTCATAAACTCAATTTGCAAACAAGGCCGGGTTGACGATGCCTTTAAGTTCTTAAACAACATGGGTTCCTACGGGTGCAATCCAGATACCATTAGCTATACCACAGTCCTAAAGGGCTTGTGTCGTGCCGAACGATGGAATGATGCCAAGGAACTTTTGAAAGAGATGGTCCGGAATAATTGCCCCCCAAACGAGGTAACATTCAATACATTTatctgcatcttgtgccaaaaggGGTTGATCGAGCAAGCTATTATGCTTATTGAACAAATGCAAGAGCATGGGTGTACAGTGGGTGTTGTCACATACAATGCTCTTGTCAATGGATTCTGTGTGCAGGGCCATATTGACAGTGCCTTAGAATTGTTTCGCAGCATGCCCTGCAAACCAAATACCATCACATACACTACTTTGCTGACAGGCTTGTGCAACGCTGAACGGTTAGATGCTGCTGCAGAGCTCGTAGCTGAAATGCTTCATAGGGATTGCCCTCCAAATGTAGTGACTTTCAATGTACTTGTGAATTTCTTTTGCCAAAAAGGATTTCTGGACGAAGCAATTGAACTCGTTGAGCAAATGATGGAACATGGTTGCACACCCAACCTGATCACATATAATACATTATTTGATGGGATTACCAAGGATTGCAGTTCAGAAGATGCCCTGGAGTTGTTGCATGGCTTGGTCAGCAAGGGAGTATCGCCAGATGTCATTACATTTTCTTCAATCATTGGTATCCTCTCAAAGGAAGATAGAGTTGAAGAGGCCATTCAAATGTTTCACTTAGCGCAAGATATCGGAATGAGACCCAAAGCTTTGGTGTACAACAAGATACTGCTTGGGCTATGTAAAAGACATGAAATAGATAATGCTATCGACTTTCTTGCCTATATGGTATCCAACGGATGCATGCCCAATGAGTCAACCTACATTATACTTATCGAAGGCCTTGCTCGTGAAGGTTTGTTGAAGGAGGCCCAAGATCTACTGAGCATGTTGTGCTCAAGAGGAGTTGTAAGCAAGAACTTAATAGAAGAGTAG